DNA from Aggregatimonas sangjinii:
CAAAACCTTACTCGATGCATTCGTTACCGAGTGGACTGCCCACGGGCAGGATTTGAAGGCGGGTTATGAAATACGGTACAAACGTTTTATCGTATTGGCACTAGACCAATCGCTGAATGCGGCTTCCGGATGTTCTATCGATGCATCTGTTCATTTTATTCAAGCTCTGGAGAAAAAGTTCGATGTGATTCTTTTAGACAAAATGAATGTTTCCTATAAGCAAGGGGAATTCGTTGCCTATAAATCACTTATCGATTTCAAAAAAATGGCCAAGGCAAGGTCCGTTTCCGATAAAACAATTGTATTTAACAATCTCGTAGCAAGCAAAGGCGAATATTTGGAACATTGGGAGGTACCTGCGTCTGAAAGCTGGCATTCCCGATTTATGTGATTTTCGGTTTTTATCTTTTGCATGGTATTGTTTTCGCCCAATGATCGACGAAATGCAATAAAGTCGAATGTTTTTAGTTATTCCCATAGATGTTTTGATATGCGAATTCGATTTGTTCTCCCCTTTTTTTTATTCACGACAATTGCCCTTATCGGTCAAGGCAATCCTTTGGTGACCAATGATAGCTTGGCACAACGAAAATGGGTCGATTCGAAGTATGAGGCCATGTCGCTTGAAGAGAAATTCGGTCAGCTTTTTATGGTAATGGTCCATTCAGATGCCGACAAAGCCAGTCGGGAGAAAGTGGCCGACCTTATTAAAACACAGCATTTAGGAGGCGTTATTTTTTCTACAGGCGGGCCGGTACGTCAAGCAAAATTGACCAACGAATACCAGAAACTATCGAAAATACCATTATTGGTCGCCATGGACGCCGAATGGGGACTTGCCATGCGGCTCGACTCCACGTACGCTTTTCCATGGAATATGACCCTGGGCGCCATAAAGGATAACGCCATCGTTGAAAAAGTGGGGAGAAGAATCGGCGAACACGCCAAAAGGCTGGGTGTTCACATTAATTTCGCTCCGGATATCGACATCAATATCAATCCTAAAAACCCGATAATCGGCAACCGTTCTTTTGGTGAGGATAGGGAAAATGTGGCAGAAAAAGGAATCGCTTACATGAAAGGATTGGAAAGTGCGGGGGTATTATCTAGCGGGAAACACTTTCCCGGACACGGAGATACCGCTACCGACTCGCACCACGACCTTCCCGTTATCGATTTTAGCAGAAAACGTCTAGATAGTATCGAGTTGTATCCGTACAGAAGATTGATTTCCGAAGGATTGAGCAGTGTTATGGTCGCCCATCTAGAAGTACCTAATCTGGAAATCAAGAAAGGATTGCCCTCTTCGCTATCGGAACAAATCATCACTACAATCCTTAAAGAAGAAATGGGGTTTCAGGGTTTGGTCTTTACAGACGCGCTCAACATGAAAGGAGCTACCAATCACGGAAAAAACGGTGATGTGGAGTTGAAGGCATTTATTGCGGGAAATGATATTCTCCTAATGCCGCTTGATGTCGGTGCAGCTAAACAGAAGCTGATGAAGGCCTTCAAAAAAGGGAAAATTACCGAACAACGGTTGGCCTACTCGGTTAAAAAAATTCTGATGGCCAAATACAAAGCTGGTCTAAACGATTATAAGCCGGTAGTTTCGAAAAATTTATACGCCGATCTCAATTCGTTGCAAGACGATATTATTTATGAAGAAGCCATTGAAAACGCCATCACTGTCGTGAAGAACGATTTTTACATGATGGGTATCAAAAATCTTGAAAAAAAGAAAATCGCCTATGTAAAATTTGGCGATGACGACCACCTGCCTTTTTTGAACGAGTTGAACAAATACACTACCGTTACTGAAGTGAATGCGGCCGACATCAATCAATTTAAGACCGACTTAAAAGATTTTAACTTGGTGATTATCGGCCATCACAAAAGCAATGAAAGTCCTTGGAAGGGATATAAATTCACCCAGACCGAACTGAGTTGGCTTAAGAAAATCGCCGAAGAGCGGAGTTCAAATCTGATTTTAGCGGTGTTCGCAAAGCCTTATGCGTTACTCGATGTTCCGGAATTTAAGGGAATCGATGGGGTAGTGGTGTCCTATCAAAATAGTCCTCTAGCACAACGCAAGACGGCCCAATTGCTTTTTGGGTCGATTGCAGCCAAAGGCATTCTTCCCGTAAGTTCCCACAAAGATTTCCCGGTGAATACCAATGTGCAGTTAAAGTCCTTAAAGCGGTTAGGATATAGCTTTCCGGAACGTGTCGGTCTCAATTCCTATAAACTTGCAAGGGTAGATTCTTTGGTCAAAGACGGATTGGATTCTTTAATGTTTCCTGGAGCCCAGGTCCTTATCGCAAGAAAGGGACAGGTTGTTTATCATAAATCCTTTGGAAAACCGACCTACAGTTCCAAGGATAGCGTTTCGAACGATGACCTCTACGATTTGGCCTCGGTTACCAAGATATTGGCCACGTTGCCCATGGTCATGCAGATGGAAGAAGAAGGGGATATAAAATTGAACGATACGTTCGGTGAAATGATTCCTGGCTACGATACCACGAATTTAAAGGATGTAACCGTCCTCAAGGCACTTTCGCATTATGGGCGGCTTCCGGCATGGATCGCTTTTTATGTAAGTACTTTGGATAAGAACCGGAAGCCTTCCGGCGAATTTTACAGGAACAAGCCTTTGGACGGGTTTTCCATCAAAGTAAGCGACGAGTTGTACCTTACGGATGCCTATAAGGATTCCATTTACAATAGAATCGGTCGGCAAGATCTCAAATCGAATCGGTACAGATACAGCGATGTGGCTTATTATGTTATGAAAAAATATATCGAGGACAAAAATGGTAAGCGATTGGATGAGTTGGTTGCGGATTTTTTGTATAAACCGCTCGGTGCCATGACAACCACCTACAACCCCTTGGAAAAATTTAATCTTGAACGCATTATTCCGAGCGAAGAGGACAAATATTATCGCTACGAGACGGTACAAGGCTATGTTCACGACATGGGAGCCGCCATGCAAGGCGGTGTCGGGGGTCATGCGGGACTCTTCAGTAATGCGAACGACGTGGCCAAAATTATGCAAATGTACCTGCAGGAAGGCTTCTATGGAGGAGATCGCTTTTTGGAATCGAGAACAGTAAAAAAATTCAATACGTGCTATTTCTGCAATAAAAATGTGCGTCGCGGGGTAGGTTTCGATAAACCGGACGCTCGCGGCAAAGGCCCGGCCTGTGAATGCGTTTCCCCAAAAAGTTTTGGTCATAGTGGTTTCACTGGCACGTATACCTGGGCCGACCCTGAAGAAGATTTGGTTTACGTTTTTTTATCGAACCGAACCTATCCGACAGCGGCGAACCGATTGCTCGTGAAATCAGGACTCCGCACCCGTATCCAAGGCGCAATTTACGAGGCAATGATAGATTAGCGTCTTTCTAAGCGAAATCAAGGTATTATTGAAAGAAGGAAGCATTAACTATGGTAGGATTGTTTGGCGATAAGCCCAAGCCTCAAGACGATGATTTTTCGTATTCAAGTCTATCATCTTCCGTTTAGCGACTTTGTTAAGATACTTGTAATATTCCTGCCCACCTATCGACAAACCATTAGGTTTCACTAAATTTGAGTAATGAAGATAGCTATTGTATGTTACCCTACCTTCGGTGGTAGTGGTGTTGTGGCAACGGAATTGGGTATCGCCTTGGCCAATAGGGGTCATGAGGTACATTTTGTGACGTATCGACAACCTGTTCGTTTAGAACTTTTGGGTAATAACATTCATTTTCACGAAGTACACGTACCTGAATATCCTCTTTTTAAGTACCAACCATACGAATTGGCACTATCCAGCAAATTGGTAGATACGATCAAGCTACACGGCATTGAGCTCTTACATGTGCATTATGCCATTCCCCATGCCTATGCCGGATACATGGCCAAAAAGATGTTGGAGGAAGAGCAAATTCACGTGCCTATGGTCACCACGTTGCACGGTACCGATATTACCCTGGTTGGCAAGCATCCTTTCTACAAACCAGCCGTAACGTTCAGTATCAATCAATCCGACGTGGTAACTTCCGTTTCCCAAAACTTAAAGGAGCGCACCCTGGAAATTTTTGATATCAAGAATGATATCGAAGTAGTGCCCAATTTCATCGATAAGACCAAGTACAGTGAAGCATTTACCGATTGCCAGAGGGCTCTAATGGCAAATGATGATGAGAAAATAATAACGCATATTAGCAATTTTAGAAAGGTAAAGCGCATTCCGGATATCATTCGTGTTTTTGATAAGGTGCAAAAAGAAATACCCGCAAAATTAGTGATGGTAGGCGATGGTCCGGAGAAAGAAGGTGCAGAGGAATTATGTGAGCGCCTAGGTATAGCCGATAGAGTGATTTTCTTGGGTAATAGTAATGAAATCGATAGAATTCTTTGCTTTAGCGATTTGTTTCTACTTCCATCGGAGTCTGAAAGTTTCGGACTTGCAGCATTGGAGGCTATGATCAATGAAGTCCCTGTAATATCAAGTAATACCGGCGGCATTCCGGAAGTGAACAGGCAAGGCATTACCGGCTATTTGAGCAATATTGGGGATATTGATGACATGGCGAAGAATGCATTGAAGATTTTATCCGACGAAAAAACGCTGCGAACCTTTAAAGATAATGCCAAAAAAGTTGCGCTGACATTTGACATACTCAAGGTCTTGCCCCTCTATGAGGAGATTTACAAAAGAGCTTATGAAAAAAGGTTTAACAATGCACTTACCTAAAATTACGTGGTTTTTTTTACCGGCGCTCGTCATATTTTTAGCGTGCAACGGACAAAAGAAAATGGCCATGGATGAAAACGATGGGCAGACTACGGAATCTCCGCTTACCCTTGTCCTTCAAGGAAACTTTGCGGGCACCGATACGGCGACCACTCACGTGATAGAAAATCAAAAAGACTTAAAGCAATTCTTTAGTGGGGTCAACAAGACCAGAAAGCCCGGTATTCGAGTTCCTAAAGTAGATTTTTCGAAAGACATGGTGGTTGTATACTGTTCGGGTAACGATGGCAATGGTACCACGCCTATCTTGAATCTAACAACAGAGAGCGATTCCGAAATGATTTTGGGCATGGTCAATAAAAATTTGACCAATGAGGAGACTAAGACGATAAGTCCATTTAGCGTGTATACAATGCCCTTGACGTCAAAGAAAATCAGTTTTAAGGCTGTTGAGTAAAGTTTGTTCCTTTAATCGAATGGTCTTCACCCTTTAGGTTCATTACCCAACAAGAATTCCTCAAAAACCACTTAGATGTTATTTCTTTATTAAAAAGCCTACAATTTTTAGCGATTTCAGGTAGTCCAACGAATATAATATCCCTTTGTGGTACTATTTTGTTCGGCCCTATACTGAGTGATAGCTTTGGTGTTTATAACACCCAAATGTTACCACCATGAGAAATATCGCACCCTTTCTGGGTATATTAATTTGCCTTGTATGCGCACCCGGCTATGCACAGGATGAACAGCTTACCAAAAAAGACAGTATGGTCGTCAGTTCCTATATGTTCGGACTAGGATTTAATATGGTTGACGATTCCGGAGACCTTTTGGATGGATTTTTTGAGGTCGAAGAGGAGTGGAACTACGTTGCATTCCCATCACGTGTAAGCATTGGCAAATATTTTAGGAGCGGCGTGGGTGTAGAGGCCATCGGTACCTACAATCGCTATAAGGTCGGTAAAACGATAGACGGTTCCGTGCAAACGGAAAAAACGGATTATTATGCTTTTGATACTAGGGTAAGCTACGATTTGGATAGGTTGGTCGGCAAGTCAGGGTGGTTCGATCCCTATATCGGAGTTGGTCTCGGTTATACAAGAGCAAATAACGCGTCTCGAGGAACATACAATGGGGTGGTGGGTGTACGAACATGGCTATCAGACCACTGGGGTTTGGATGTGAATGCTTCTGGAAAATGGTCAATGGGTGATAAAGTAATCTCGAATCACCTTCAGTACGGTTTGGGCGTGCTGTATCAGTTCGATATTGAAAAAGGCCTTTCCAAAAAAGGAGCGGATAAACTCGCTCGAATTGTGGCTCAGGAGCAAGAAAAACAACGTGTACAGGACTCTATTACTACCGTCAATCGATTGAAGGAAGAAGCGTTGGTGGCAGAACGATTGGCCGAAGAAAAAGAGCGGGAAAGGCTGGCTGCATTGGAAAAAGCTGAATTGGACAAGGAAAACAGTAGAAAATCGCAACTTGAGAATAGTATCAAAGAATTAGGGTTCGTGTATTTTGACCTGAATTCTTCTTACCTGAACACCGATTCAAAAGCAGTTTTGAACGCGTTGGCGATTATTCTTGAAACTGAACAGGAAGTATCGCTAAAAATCACCTCTCATACTGATTCTAGGGGGGCATCCACATACAATCAATGGCTTTCCGAAAGAAGAGTGAAGCGTACTATCGATTACCTCGTATCAAAGGGCATCAGTGCAGAGCGACTAACGGCCGAAGGTTTAGGGGAGACCAATCTACTGAACGAATGCGACGATACTACCTACTGTTCGGAAGAGAAACACAAAATAAATCGAAGGTCTGAGTTCGTCATCACAAAAATGTGATTTTATTATCTCAAAACAACTTTGATTCCGCAGCGACTTCGTTTTCAAAAGGCGGTATTATATCAATTTTTTGAAGCATGGGGCAACGCACCGAGCTTTTTAAAGAGGTTGCGGGTGGCTATTTCAACCGCTTTATTGCTATAGTCTTTCCTCAAATGTGGTGCGTTAAAGTCATCGAGACCCCAGACCCATTGCATGCTCCCGGTAGCGAAGACAAAGGCGTTGCTCTCTGCTTTATAGATGGTCATGTGCGACGTTACTTTTCCGGAATTTATTATTTTAAGGAACCAAATTAGAAAAACCGTTGCTATAAAGGCAGCAGCTGCCAATAACACTTCCACTCCTAATTTTATGAGTGTTTGCCACGAAAGTAATAGGGCCAATACTAGAATCAATACAATCAGCACGATTCCGAAGGTTTTGGGTATTTTCAATGTTCGTTCAAGAGGTTGCACCGAAATTTTCAGAATTTTGACCATCATGTATTTGATGATTCGCGGATAATCGCTTTTGTCTCTATTTTGTGATACGGATGCTGCTAAAACCGTTATATTCGGCGGTGAATTTTCGGATAGAGCATCTATTTCATACCCCAAGAGCCCTTTTAGTTTATCTCCGTTTTTAAGCCCTGTATTGTCGAATATCCAGTGCGCTGCATTGGCGATAGTTATATCATCAACGACAGGGTCTAAGATATAGTTCACCCCGATTAAGGAAGCTTCCGAACCCTGCTCTGGAATATCCCTGAAGTTTACCGTACTTTTCTTTCCTTTAACGGGGTCAAGTTCGGATTCTTTATAGCACACCAGTGTCTTATACGGTTTGTTGTGTGCAATACTATCCTCAAAACGTATTTGCCAAAACATCGTATTTGATGAGATAAATGCCAAATGTGTTCCTTTATCCCTAGCTAAGGTAACATTCGCTCTCATTTCATGGGACCAATATTCATCGTGACCATGTGCGAGGAAGATTTTGGGCTTGTGTAACGCTTGCCCTCTTATGTGGGTATCTAAACTAGTGCTATATCCGATATCGTATCCGTTTTTTTCCAACCACCTGACCATATTATAGTCCCAGCCTGCGCTGCTAATAGGGTAGTTGTGCGTGGTGACCGGTCTTGTATTGGCGAAAAAGTCGCCGGCACCCATGCCAAAGGCAGCCTTTAGATTATTGCTGGCGGCATAAGGCCTGTTGAACGATAATTTTGTGGCCGGTTTGCCTGAGATACTTCCCCAATGGGTATCGGAACCGCTACCGGACTCGTATAGATTTTTCCCTCCCCAATAATTATATGCCTGATAGGTGGTCATGGGCAACTGAAAAAGAATGTCGGGGCTTGCACTGTCATCCCTTAAAACGAAAATAATATAGCTTTGTTTTTGGGTTTCAGACTCCTCAAGTTTGGCTACATAGACTCCGGTACACCACTCTTTTGAGGTCTGTAATTCATAGCTGACAGACCAGTCGCATTCTACCAAGCCCGTTTCCGCATCACGAACGGGAATTGTTTGTAAGGTGCCGGGCATGGTCACTTGAATGCCATAATCACGACCTCCCAGACCATTGTACCATCCCATCCTGAAAAGGCGAAGCGTAAATTCGGGTGCTGCGGTATTGATATAAAAGGAAATTCTTTCACCTCTATTTATGCTACATTCAGAAGCATAACCTTCTATCTCCCTATTTATCGCAGGCCTTTGTAAAGCCCACTTAGAAGTACCCGATTCGTCGTTCTCAAATTTTATAGCGCCCATATCGATAGTCATTCTAGCAAAGCTAATAATTCGAAAATCGCTAAGTTAAGGACAAATAGGTGTGTCTATACCATTTTTGAAAGCAGTAAAATGCCCATACGGAATAGGTGCTGTCCCTTTTGTTGGATAAATGGTCTTTTACCAAGGCCAGACAGTTTTCAACATTGAAAATGTTTTGGGATTCTAAAAAAGCAACATCAATGAACGATTCTAGTTCTGCTCTTAAAGAAGACCTTAGCCAATCTCCCACGGGAATATTAAAACCTTGCTTGCTTTTTTCTAAGAATTCGTCCGGAAAATCTTTTTTGAACGCTTCTTTTAGGATGTATTTTTTATTCCACCCTTTCATTAAATAGTTGTCAGGTAATTGAGCGGTAAAACGCCAAATCTGCTTATTCAGGAATGGGGCTCGGCATTCCAAGGAGTTCAACATACTGGTTCGGTCTACTTTCGGCAACATTCCGCCTTCTAAACTTAGAACCTGATCTACTTGTCTGTATTCGTGCAAAGAGCCCGGTTTCGAAATACTGATTTTATCTTTGTATTCTTGAAATAAGTCACTCTCCAAAAAGTCCGTTTTTAATAGTTTGGTCAATTGTTCCTTGGTGTTGGCCAGAGAAATAATGTCCCAGTAGTACTGCCCGTCGTAGTCTATACTGTTGAGCATTTTCTTTATTTTGAAGCGCTTACCCCGTTTGTCGTCTTTTGTAGAGAGGATACTGCCCGAAACATTTTGGAGAAAGCCATGCATCGATTTTGGTACTAGGTTGGTATATTTCGTGTTGAGTTTACCCACGTAATATTTATTGTACCCTCCAAAAACCTCGTCACCTCCATCGCCCGTTAAGGCTACTTTCACATAATCCCTTGTTTTTTTGGATACCAGATAGGTAGGTAATGCGGCGGCGTCGGAAAACGGTTCGTCAAAATTCAAAATAATCTCATGAATATTCTCGCTTAAGTCGTCTTCGCCGATTACAAATTCATGATGCTTACTATCGATTAGTTTTGCCACCAGTCTCGATTTATCCGTTTCATCGAAAGAAGCTTTTTCAAACCCAATGGAAAAAGTTTCAATTTTTGTTTCTTTCATTTGTGATAGGGCCAGTGAAACGATGGAAGAATCAACTCCACCGGACAAAAATGTTCCCAAGGGCACATCCGATATAGACCTGCTTTGAACACTTTCCTGCACCAATTGCCTTGTTTTGTCTTTTGCGCTATTCCATGATATTTTTTTGGGAGCATAGTCCACTTCAAAGGCAATTTCCTTGATTTCGAATTTGAGGGTAGCAAGGTCATACGCAATGTAATGGTTCGCCTCCAATTTTTTGATGTCTTTGTAAATGGAGTGGGGGGCGGGAATATAAGAAAGTCTAAAAAAGTGGTTGAGGCCCGTTCTGGAGATTTCCGGCCGGTGGTCAAGGTCGTTTACGATCGATTTTAATTCCGATGCCCAGATAAACTGTTTGTCGGTATCGGTATAGTAGAGTGGTTTTTCACCGAAAAAGTCCCTAGCGATAAGAATTTTGTTCTTTTTTTTATCATGAATACTAAAGGCGAACATACCATCTAATCTTGTAAAGGAATCTTCACCATACTTTTCATACAGCTTTAAAATTACCTCTGTGTCGCTGTGCGTTTGAAAGGGCACGCCTTTTTCGATTAATTCCTGTCTTAGTATTTGATAGTTGTAGATTTCACCATTAAAAACGATAGTCAGCTGCCCGTCATCAGAACTTATGGGTTGTTTACCCGACGCTAAATCGATTATGGACAACCTTCTCATGCCCATGGCGATTGCCATATTATCTTGAATGTCGAAAAAAGTTCCATCGTCGTCCGGTCCTCGGTGAACGATACTGTCGTTCATTGCATGCAATTGTTTCTCAATTGTAGCAAGATCGACATTCTGTTTTTTTATAAAACCATTTATTCCGCACATTCTAATTTACATTTAGGTAAAAGTCCTGTAATTCTCTGGCATTTTCAACAATATCGTAGCCGGATTTTTTTATCTCGGCAATCGTATCCCTTTTCGGGTTCGTGAGTGCTTCGTCGGTAATTTTTGCCCACTCCTCGGCTGTTTTTTCAAGGGATAGAAAGGTTATCAAATCGGTAACTTCAACCTCTCTTGAGATGGTATCGGAGGCCATTATCGGAATACCGGCCGTTTGTGCTTCAATAAGCGTTAGAGGCAAACCTTCATAGAATGAAGGGAATAAAAAGAGATCAAAGGCATTAATGATTTTGGGTATGTCGGAACGAACGCCTAGAAAGAGAACTTTATCGTTTAAGGAAAGACTAGCTACCTTTTCTTTGATCTTTGGCTCTAAATCCCCCTGGCCTACCAAACAAAGCACTACATCATCGTTGAGTTTGCTTAATTCAGAAAAAATATCAATTAAGAATAGATGATTTTTCTGATTGTCGAATCGACCGATATGCCCAATGATCTTTTTTCCCACCAGGCCTTCGGTTTCCCGGAAAGCTTGGGATTCGATTTCCGAATGCTTGAACTTAGATGTATCGATCGCGTTATTAACGACCTTGTACCTTGAGTTATTTTTCTTTCCGAAAAGCCAATTGCCGGCTTTTATGCCGCATGCAAAAAAATGGGTGGCCTGTTTTGCTACCTTATGCTTTAACCTGGAAAAAATCAAATCTTTTACCAAAGTTTTGTTTTCGGAATTCTTATCGAAGAAATCAGAGATGGAAATCGATTCAATTGCAATATGACTATGTGCTATTCTGGTGTCGACCCCGTTCTCTCTGGCAGCGGAGAGCACCATAAAACTCAAGGCGTTCAAATGGGAATGTACAATATTATACTCTTTGTGCGCCGCAAAAAACGCCTTGAGTTTTTTCTTGTACGCAAAGTAGTTCTTGGGATGGATAGGGGGCATGTGAAAAATTTTTCCGCCCATGGCCAAAATTTCTTTATCGAATGCGCCTTCCTCACTTCGGTGCAGCAGAAAATCGAACTGCACCTGTGTCCGGTCTATATTTCGATAATAGTTCATGATCATCGTTTCCGCACCACCTCTATTCATCGATGTTAATACCTGTAAAACTCTAATTTGAGGCATATTTTCTACAATGGCTTGTTTGTGTTGACGCTAGTCAGAAATAGTGTTTCAACATTCTTTTCTAATTGATATTACGCTTTGAAGAGTCTGATTTGGGCCAATGCTATTGCACTGCCCAAGGTTTTCGAAAAAGCTACTTCACACTTTAGGTGCCGGTAGTCAGTTTCATGAACAATTCTTCATATTCCGATATTATTTTATTTTGATTGAACTTCTTGTAAACCGATTCGCGCACTTTGATCGGGTCAAATTGCACGGCAGCATCAAGGTATTTTAAAAACTCCTTCTCATCTTTTGCAAGATATCCATTTTCACCATGCGTAATGATTTCCCGTGTTCCACCCGGACATGCAAAAGCAATTACAGTGGTACCCACGCTACAACTCTCCAATACGGCATTCGGGAAGCCTTCTGCATATGAACCCTGTAAAAAAAAGTCGGCATTTAAGAGGTATTTATGCACTTCGTTCGTAAACGAAATATACTCTACCTTTTCAACAAGATCGAGCGTTTTAATCTTATTCATAATGATATCCTTTTGAGGACCATCGCCGATTATGATATAGCGGAAATCAAATGTTAGTTTACCTAAAGCGTCAAGTATTCTCAGGTATCCCTTAATTTCTGTCAATCGTCCTACGGTAATAAAGGTTTTGGTTTTTCCTGGACTTCCGATTTTTTTACAATTTTCGGGAAATTGGGTTATCGGATTGTGTATGATTACTGTCTTTGCTTTATCCAACCGGTGATTTTCCAGCAAGTCGTTCAACATATCCTCTGACTGACAAACAATCGTATCTAACTTTCTAAGGCCGTAATTTGTTAGATTTCTGCCAAACCAGCCTTGGGTATCATTTTCAACCGAAGCCGTAATTTTACCTACACTGGCCTGTCTGCCGATAAATTTTATCTTAGGAAGAAAAAGCGAGGCGAGCCCCATGGCAACGTTCATGTGCGCGATAGAACTGAATGCCAAATCCGGCCGCTCCTTTTTAAGAACCTTTATTAGTTTGGGTATGGCATAGAGTACCCTTTTCTGTTCGAGAAAAATCTTCCTGACACCGTTTACCGCGTAAGCACTATCGCTCTCGAAGCCTACGATCAGTAAGCATACCTCGAATTTTTCGGCATTTATATTTTGGGCGATGAACGACACTACCCTTTCGGCTCCTCCGGCCAATAGGGTGGGCAATATAAATATCACTTTTTTTCTTTGTGTGTTCATGGTATTGATGCCTGTATGACCAAATTTATTGGTCTTCTGCCGTTCGTTTATAATTCGTTTATTTGGTCGGTAGTCCTACCGCGTACTTATTTAGCCACTGTTTGAGCACCAATAAATTCCATATTAGAGGATAATTGTTCCAGCTTCCGTTCATGTGCTGCTTGATTTTATGAGCTACTTTATCCACATGTAAACCGGGAATACTTGAAAGGCCATCATTATCCAGTTCAGATAAGACCAATTCTTTTAATTCACCTCGGAACCATTCTTGAAAGGGTACGGTAAAACCTGCCTTTGGCCTATCGAATATTTTTTTTGGCACGTAGGTATATAGTATATCCTTTAGGATTCTTTTCTTCGTATCGTTCTGAAATTTGAAATCGGTAGGTAGTTTATTGGCAAATTCCACTATCCTATAATCCATTAAGGGCGACCTTGCTTCTAGGGAAAATGCCATGGAAGCCCGATCTACTTTTGTATTGATTTCGGAGTTCAGGTAGGTTTTTAGGTCATAGTCCGATATGCGTTCATACAGGTTTTTATCGTTATGAAAAAGATACTCCTTATCGATAATCGGTTCATCCGACCAATCGTGGTCGATCCAAGAAAGGTCGATATCGGTAAGTAGGCCAACATAAAAGTGTTCGATTGTTTTAAACCCAAAGCCTTTTGCTATCGTTTTCGCCCGTTGATTGGGAAGCGTTTTCAAAATCCCGGCCATAGCTTTCCTCATGGGGTAGGGAATTGAAAAGATAGCCCGTCGGTCTTTAAGGTGGGTATATCTTTCATAACCAAGGAAAATTTCGTCTCCCGCATCGCCGGAAAGGGCTACGGTGACTTTTTTTCTGGTATGTTTGGCCAGTAACATTTGGGGTATCGCCGAAGAATCGC
Protein-coding regions in this window:
- the bshA gene encoding N-acetyl-alpha-D-glucosaminyl L-malate synthase BshA: MKIAIVCYPTFGGSGVVATELGIALANRGHEVHFVTYRQPVRLELLGNNIHFHEVHVPEYPLFKYQPYELALSSKLVDTIKLHGIELLHVHYAIPHAYAGYMAKKMLEEEQIHVPMVTTLHGTDITLVGKHPFYKPAVTFSINQSDVVTSVSQNLKERTLEIFDIKNDIEVVPNFIDKTKYSEAFTDCQRALMANDDEKIITHISNFRKVKRIPDIIRVFDKVQKEIPAKLVMVGDGPEKEGAEELCERLGIADRVIFLGNSNEIDRILCFSDLFLLPSESESFGLAALEAMINEVPVISSNTGGIPEVNRQGITGYLSNIGDIDDMAKNALKILSDEKTLRTFKDNAKKVALTFDILKVLPLYEEIYKRAYEKRFNNALT
- a CDS encoding glycoside hydrolase family 3 N-terminal domain-containing protein, producing the protein MRIRFVLPFFLFTTIALIGQGNPLVTNDSLAQRKWVDSKYEAMSLEEKFGQLFMVMVHSDADKASREKVADLIKTQHLGGVIFSTGGPVRQAKLTNEYQKLSKIPLLVAMDAEWGLAMRLDSTYAFPWNMTLGAIKDNAIVEKVGRRIGEHAKRLGVHINFAPDIDININPKNPIIGNRSFGEDRENVAEKGIAYMKGLESAGVLSSGKHFPGHGDTATDSHHDLPVIDFSRKRLDSIELYPYRRLISEGLSSVMVAHLEVPNLEIKKGLPSSLSEQIITTILKEEMGFQGLVFTDALNMKGATNHGKNGDVELKAFIAGNDILLMPLDVGAAKQKLMKAFKKGKITEQRLAYSVKKILMAKYKAGLNDYKPVVSKNLYADLNSLQDDIIYEEAIENAITVVKNDFYMMGIKNLEKKKIAYVKFGDDDHLPFLNELNKYTTVTEVNAADINQFKTDLKDFNLVIIGHHKSNESPWKGYKFTQTELSWLKKIAEERSSNLILAVFAKPYALLDVPEFKGIDGVVVSYQNSPLAQRKTAQLLFGSIAAKGILPVSSHKDFPVNTNVQLKSLKRLGYSFPERVGLNSYKLARVDSLVKDGLDSLMFPGAQVLIARKGQVVYHKSFGKPTYSSKDSVSNDDLYDLASVTKILATLPMVMQMEEEGDIKLNDTFGEMIPGYDTTNLKDVTVLKALSHYGRLPAWIAFYVSTLDKNRKPSGEFYRNKPLDGFSIKVSDELYLTDAYKDSIYNRIGRQDLKSNRYRYSDVAYYVMKKYIEDKNGKRLDELVADFLYKPLGAMTTTYNPLEKFNLERIIPSEEDKYYRYETVQGYVHDMGAAMQGGVGGHAGLFSNANDVAKIMQMYLQEGFYGGDRFLESRTVKKFNTCYFCNKNVRRGVGFDKPDARGKGPACECVSPKSFGHSGFTGTYTWADPEEDLVYVFLSNRTYPTAANRLLVKSGLRTRIQGAIYEAMID
- a CDS encoding OmpA family protein — encoded protein: MRNIAPFLGILICLVCAPGYAQDEQLTKKDSMVVSSYMFGLGFNMVDDSGDLLDGFFEVEEEWNYVAFPSRVSIGKYFRSGVGVEAIGTYNRYKVGKTIDGSVQTEKTDYYAFDTRVSYDLDRLVGKSGWFDPYIGVGLGYTRANNASRGTYNGVVGVRTWLSDHWGLDVNASGKWSMGDKVISNHLQYGLGVLYQFDIEKGLSKKGADKLARIVAQEQEKQRVQDSITTVNRLKEEALVAERLAEEKERERLAALEKAELDKENSRKSQLENSIKELGFVYFDLNSSYLNTDSKAVLNALAIILETEQEVSLKITSHTDSRGASTYNQWLSERRVKRTIDYLVSKGISAERLTAEGLGETNLLNECDDTTYCSEEKHKINRRSEFVITKM
- a CDS encoding ABC transporter ATPase, which translates into the protein MLVDFKTLPETSRVWIYQANRSFSVEELAEIKTLLDAFVTEWTAHGQDLKAGYEIRYKRFIVLALDQSLNAASGCSIDASVHFIQALEKKFDVILLDKMNVSYKQGEFVAYKSLIDFKKMAKARSVSDKTIVFNNLVASKGEYLEHWEVPASESWHSRFM